Genomic window (Sphaeramia orbicularis chromosome 7, fSphaOr1.1, whole genome shotgun sequence):
ACTTTTATATTTACACTTGAAAATTTCTTTGGTAAGGGGGATACAGAGAAACTAAACCAAAATGAAGGGAAAGAAAGAAACATATGTATCCTCGTCAGCTATtgcacaaaaatgtaattttaaatacTGGTAGAAATTTGTGATTAGtgcatttcaaatatttattaaaaaggaaaaaagtgaTGCACTGCTGCACTATTGTGATGCATGAGGAAGTCAAACAtcttaaatacatatttaagttAACATTTCACTTCAACTTTGCAGCCTTATTACCATAAATAATCATATTTAACTAACTTTATCTGTGGCATTACCAAAAGTAGAATGACTTCCCTAAATTGCTAGAGAAATAACATGATAGGTAACATTAACGcctaagtgtttagtgttttcttcaggttgggcaaaaacaaacaatgatGGGTGATGTGCATTTTTACCTTGGACCACTGGAGAATGCATTCAATACAAAAGGTGTGCTGGCACTTTTCCACAGAACCCACAGTTTGGTTTCCAAAAGGACTCAGACAGATGTAGCATGTATCAGTGGCAGCGTTCTCCTTTCCATTAGCTGTGTCTGATTTAGATGACTTATTCATACTCGTTTATACGATTTTGTTCAGATTTTATAGCGTTTTTCAGGTTCTTCTAGAATATGAATTTCTACAGGCTAAGAATATAAATATTGTTGAGCCTTGTAGTGTGTGGGTCTATGGAAACACCGGTATGCTAACAGCTACTTAGCAAAATAATGTTGAAACCTGTTCAAAATAAAACATCCGTGGGTTATTGAGTAAAGGCAATAACGACATAAAACAGTCTCTGCATACGGGTAACTGCTGTCGGAAAAATCCCTATTTTAGTCTTTAACGCTACTTCTAGAGTAACACAAAACAGTCAAATTATTCGTTAGCTTCTTACTGTTTCCGCTACCAGTAAGCTATCACTTCCGCTTTgttctttcaaagtaaaagcatattgtttttgtttttgttttttcacaggggaaaacattttcaatgcGCCTGTAAGGTAGAGTATAGGTACAATGGTGGTTACATCCAGATTTttaggcaaaacaaaacaaaatttacatttttcaataaaACTGTCATCTTTTTTGGACCAGAAGTTAAATTGATGCCTTAATTTTCTTCATGTTCAAGATTCAGCTGAACCTGTTTATGATTCTGTTTAGTTTTAATGTCTACATTTAAGTCCATTTCACTTGTGTGACATTTCATATTGTCTCATATTCAATGATCCATCTTTGCACTGGGGATAAATCATTTTATGATGcctttttgtttttgattgttgtccagtaaaaccattaaaaataTAGAACTCAAGAAAAATTAATAGACTCTTGTTTCCAGACAAATCCACAGGGAGCCACTGGATAGGGGCAAAAGAGCCACAAGCGGCCCTAGAGCCACATATCTATCTGCTTATCTAGTTATGTATATCTCGCCATCTGCAAAAAGCCGTATGTCTAACTCTCTGTACATTTAGCTATCTATACATTCATTGATCAATTTGcatatcttttttttcctgatcagtactctattttacaaatgtgtatttgtgtttgtctgtgcaataactgttttcatatgttttaagctgtgtttatgttttgtttgttctttattcatatttttttctaactctgtgactcagggaaacgtgCAAGAATTCCATTGTACCTATACtgttatgtatctgtgcaaatggcaaataaagtctattctaaaTTCATACATAGCTGTATGCATATATAGGCCTTCTTTGCAGTTCTAACTTTTAatagttgctgataaagtcaaaTTGAATGAGGGAATTTTGTGTAAGGTCCAAAGGTCATGTTGATTTAATCAGTTCATGTATTTAATATTTGAGTGCTGTCATTAATTTATAAGGTACCAGCTTTCTGAGCAATACATTGATTTGTGTTGATACAGCCAATGTTTATGTATTCAATAATTTTGGATTTCCTTCctggattctgattggttgaGTACTTATTCCTGATCGGCTGTAAAATCACCTTGGTGTaagaattgaactgaactgaagcctgTGAAATAGGACGTCCCACTTACTTTAATTAAGAGCAACTCATTATTACCTAACGAACCTGCAAATCACAATAATATAAAGTTTATGCTTTAAAAACTGTGGCTTTTGTGAAGTCATTTAGAGCTTAAATCTCACAAACCACCACACTGCTCTGTCTATGTCTAAACAAGACAATGTATAACAGCCAATATAAAAAAACGTGACCAAAGTTAACACCAATGTGTTTAAATATAGTAACCCTAAGGTCACATTAGAGTTAGTCATATGTGTGGGTGACAAAGGAAAGTTATGTATATGCTTAATATCAAAGCCAACGCTGGTTTCCTGTCTCTTAAATTTACACCTGCAGCACATCCAAACAGGAAGTTAAGAGAACTGAGCAAAGAGCAGTATGGTTTACAGCGCGCAGAGGGGAGCGGTTCAAACACAGTACAGCAGCAAAACCTTTATGTCCTTTGTCGTAAGTAAATGGTTATTTTAAGTTCCTGTATATGGAGATCAAGAGGAGCATCTGTGTGACATAGTAAgtacattaaattacattacagtAAATACATGTACAATTTCAGAAAAAGTAAAATGATGTTCTTTGACATCCCCAACTTAATTAACCCACAGCTTTTCTTTAACTTAGTCTTTACTATTGTAGGGTAGGGGGAAATATGtaccatttttgttttatttatgagcATTCGGATTTTGCTTAGCTTTACTTTATTATTTGTACTGGATAATGCCTAAAACAAATACTGTACGTGTTGTAACGAACAGTTGAAAAATGGCAGAAAAGTAGaagaatgtacaaaacattttctACATTTCCATCAACCTTTTCATGTCATTAAGAAACTGTAAACAGAAAGTATATTGTGTTAAAATACTTTAAAGTTGTGTGAAAGAACAAGTAGGAAAAAATTCACAGCACGTTTCTGTGGGTTGTAGGTGCCATTTCTGAAGACATCTTGCAATGCAGCGGGGTTTATGAGAACTGTCCTGACACTGACTTTCATTCTCATAACACCCAGGTGTTTGCACTACTCTGCAGCGATGGATGTGACGGGTACCAACTGCAGTGCCCCTTCAGAAGAGTACCAGTTCTACCTGTTCCCTACTGTTTCTATTATAGCTTTAGTTATAGGTTTGCCTGGGAATCTCGctgccttcttcttcttcagcttcAAAGTAACTCCTCGTACAGCTTTCAGCGTGTACATCAGTAACCTAGCTCTGGCCGACGTCCTCATCCTCTGCACTCTACCTTTTCGAATCCACTACCACATGAACAGAAACAGCTGGGTATTCGGGGACGTCGCCTGTCGCGTCACCGGGATCGTCTTCTACGCCAACGTCTACATGAGCATCTGCTTCATGACCTGCATCTGCGTGGATCGCTACATGGCCACTGTGCATCCCCATGTCTACCTGAGGATCCGGATGTCCTGGTACTCTCTGGTTGTGAGTGTGATCCTCTGGGGTGTCGTTGGAATAGCCATGCTGGTTTTTATCCTCATGGGACCGCTGGAGGCTCAGGAATCCGGTAGCTGTAAGTGCTTTGAGAACTTCTCTAAGAAAGAGTGGGAAACGCGTTTGGGCGCCTTCAGCGTTCTCAGCCTGATATTTGGATCACTTCTACCGTCCGTGATCATCCTGGTGTGTTATCCTTTAGCTGCAAGGCGGATTTCCAGGATAAAGACTAAAACGGCTCAAAAAGCTTTAAAGGTGATCTACGCCATCCTGGTCATAACACTGCTTTGCTTCCTACCTAATCATGTGGTGTATCTGGTGCACTTCATTCAACGACGCAGGGGCTTCATTAAGAGTTGCACCACCATTAACGCCATCTACCACGCCAGGCGGGTCACAATGGCCCTGGTCATCTTAAACACATGCCTGGACCCTGTGCTTTACTACATCACCACCAGCCACTGGAAATGGAGGAGCTTGAAGCTGACGTGGCTGAAGAGATGGACAGGGAGGAGAAGGGGGGTTTATATCGTCACAATGAGCtgtacttcttctcatgaaaatGCCCCAGCTTGAGCAGTTTATGCTTCATTCTCGTGTGATTATAAGAAACTGTATATTAGCttaagtaaaaatgtaaaatgtaaaaaaaatgtaccttttctataaaaatgtttattaaagTTCGCTTTGTACAACAAAATAAAGCaacaaatgtgaatttctttcattTTCCTCCTGATTTGACAGTTTACAAACAGTCTAGGAAGGCTACAAAACAgtacataaaatacaaaatacaactaAGAAGGAGGTTTAACTTCCATAAATCTAGGCTGTAAATTCTTCTTAGTgtaatttattttccaatagtttTCAAACTAAATTAAAATTTCAGCACAGTCCAGATGGAAGTCCTTTTTTCAGCAGGTTTGAAAGGAAGCTGCCGAGGTCCTCGTCCTAAAAGAGAAACCGTGGTGGTCAAAAAATACTGTTTCACAGAAGAAAATATCCTACTTTTACTTTCACAGATGTAATATGTTAATGCTGACATGTGGAATGAGTTGTGTGCATACAAAGGAATCACAAAtctgtatatttatgtttttatactaatgctgtcaaaatgaatgtgttaacgtggattaatccatcatcatgacttAATATGatcaaaaattttaacgcaattaacccatctgcacgatagaatgactctgaatgtctctggcaatgcattttgggcagtttgtccaag
Coding sequences:
- the LOC115423033 gene encoding lysophosphatidic acid receptor 6 isoform X1, whose protein sequence is MRTVLTLTFILITPRCLHYSAAMDVTGTNCSAPSEEYQFYLFPTVSIIALVIGLPGNLAAFFFFSFKVTPRTAFSVYISNLALADVLILCTLPFRIHYHMNRNSWVFGDVACRVTGIVFYANVYMSICFMTCICVDRYMATVHPHVYLRIRMSWYSLVVSVILWGVVGIAMLVFILMGPLEAQESGSCKCFENFSKKEWETRLGAFSVLSLIFGSLLPSVIILVCYPLAARRISRIKTKTAQKALKVIYAILVITLLCFLPNHVVYLVHFIQRRRGFIKSCTTINAIYHARRVTMALVILNTCLDPVLYYITTSHWKWRSLKLTWLKRWTGRRRGVYIVTMSCTSSHENAPA
- the LOC115423033 gene encoding lysophosphatidic acid receptor 6 isoform X2 is translated as MDVTGTNCSAPSEEYQFYLFPTVSIIALVIGLPGNLAAFFFFSFKVTPRTAFSVYISNLALADVLILCTLPFRIHYHMNRNSWVFGDVACRVTGIVFYANVYMSICFMTCICVDRYMATVHPHVYLRIRMSWYSLVVSVILWGVVGIAMLVFILMGPLEAQESGSCKCFENFSKKEWETRLGAFSVLSLIFGSLLPSVIILVCYPLAARRISRIKTKTAQKALKVIYAILVITLLCFLPNHVVYLVHFIQRRRGFIKSCTTINAIYHARRVTMALVILNTCLDPVLYYITTSHWKWRSLKLTWLKRWTGRRRGVYIVTMSCTSSHENAPA